One genomic window of Papilio machaon chromosome 17, ilPapMach1.1, whole genome shotgun sequence includes the following:
- the LOC123721885 gene encoding uncharacterized protein LOC123721885, producing MDIKENKSYEEGNVMKELTKELRVVLTRTPIPVGPQADRRVSESDSDAAASMASAASRVGSLEVLNRDDLGRFWSEGRGQKRPSEVDMAGWSDEERSEASVCIGPRTEKRAQAKAARQRAEEDLAREANIARFRRETRAKLFPEPKQRMEERGAAQLQEQVKEDLEVITKVATKSSNLKGTFVRTLKDAAASIKEAVEVLGARTVTEETRHLQADNARLRAEMASLRKELAELREEMQRGRTQGPASTATDMTAEAAPTGPSQLEEICRTVMVQVGGMLNARLASFEDRLLPEKRLRPPLAADKRNSGRSYAAALSGPAPVSAPVPAPRVQGKAPPAPPAKPGASGLPRQAPGSSTQRPAAPAQIRPSQAQARATKGGNSSTPHSEGEKRKKKKKKKKKTKSSPPQGHQQPPQPPQLIEFPWIKVGPKKRPDAKSRARKLQAPQTSAVVLTLQPGAEEKGATYAKVIAAAKEKIDVAEFGGQGVRLRKAANGGRLFEFPGASSGEKADSLAQKLREVLSSEVVRVSRPMKMASLRVTGLDDSVTSAEVVAAVAAAGVCPAEQVRAGGINAGRDGLGSIIVTCPVAAAKKIVEGGRLLVGWVSAQIQLLDARPLMCFKCHERGHTVGQCSVEVDRSALCYRCGQPGHKARECSAALCCAVCTAAGRPAGHRAGSRACVSPPKGKKKGGTGSSSQVAGQSSSSPQAVAPVAEEVPMVEG from the coding sequence AtggatataaaagaaaacaaaagttatGAGGAGGGGAACGTGATGAAGGAGTTGACGAAGGAGTTGAGGGTTGTGCTTACGCGCACCCCGATACCGGTAGGGCCTCAGGCCGACAGGAGGGTTTCGGAGTCCGACTCGGACGCGGCGGCGAGCATGGCGTCCGCTGCTAGTCGTGTTGGGTCCCTAGAGGTATTGAACCGGGACGATCTCGGTAGGTTCTGGAGTGAgggtcgcgggcaaaagcgcCCCAGTGAAGTAGATATGGCAGGCTGGTCTGATGAGGAAAGGTCGGAGGCATCAGTTTGCATAGGGCCTCGTACAGAAAAGAGGGCCCAGGCGAAAGCAGCTAGGCAGCGGGCTGAGGAAGACCTCGCCAGGGAGGCAAATATCGCCCGCTTTCGGCGGGAGACCCGGGCTAAGCTGTTTCCGGAGCCCAAGCAGAGGATGGAAGAGAGGGGGGCAGCCCAGCTGCAGGAACAAGTTAAGGAGGACTTGGAGGTCATCACCAAGGTAGCCACCAAGTCCTCCAACCTGAAGGGTACATTCGTGCGGACCCTTAAGGACGCCGCGGCATCTATTAAGGAAGCCGTGGAAGTCCTCGGGGCCCGCACAGTCACGGAAGAGACGCGGCACTTGCAGGCGGACAACGCCCGCCTAAGAGCCGAGATGGCCAGCCTCCGCAAGGAGCTGGCAGAGCTACGGGAGGAAATGCAGAGAGGGCGGACACAAGGTCCCGCCTCCACAGCCACGGACATGACCGCGGAGGCCGCCCCTACAGGGCCCTCCCAACTAGAGGAGATCTGTCGGACGGTGATGGTCCAGGTGGGCGGGATGTTAAATGCCCGCCTGGCCTCGTTTGAAGACAGGCTCCTCCCGGAGAAAAGATTGCGGCCGCCGCTGGCAGCCGACAAGAGAAACAGCGGACGCTCTTACGCGGCGGCGCTCTCGGGGCCAGCACCGGTATCAGCACCGGTGCCAGCTCCACGAGTACAGGGCAAGGCGCCCCCAGCGCCGCCAGCCAAACCTGGCGCTAGCGGGCTCCCGCGGCAGGCGCCCGGTTCGTCCACGCAGCGCCCTGCGGCGCCCGCACAAATTCGTCCGTCCCAAGCCCAAGCGCGGGCTACCAAAGGAGGCAATTCTTCTACCCCGCATTCGGAGGGGGAGaagagaaaaaagaaaaagaagaagaagaagaagacaaAAAGTAGTCCTCCACAGGGGCATCAGCAACCGCCGCAGCCGCCGCAGCTTATTGAGTTCCCGTGGATTAAGGTGGGGCCTAAAAAGCGGCCCGACGCAAAGAGTCGCGCCCGTAAGCTCCAAGCACCCCAGACGTCAGCAGTCGTCCTGACGTTGCAACCGGGGGCGGAAGAGAAGGGCGCGACCTATGCGAAGGTGATTGCCGcggcaaaagaaaaaattgacGTGGCGGAATTCGGTGGCCAGGGGGTCCGACTTCGAAAGGCAGCCAATGGAGGCCGCCTTTTCGAATTCCCAGGGGCCTCCAGTGGCGAAAAGGCGGACTCCCTGGCTCAAAAGCTGCGGGAGGTCTTAAGTAGCGAAGTCGTCCGGGTCTCCAGGCCCATGAAAATGGCTAGCCTACGGGTTACGGGTCTGGACGACTCTGTTACCAGTGCCGAGGTGGTCGCCGCTGTTGCGGCGGCAGGAGTATGTCCAGCGGAACAAGTGCGGGCTGGAGGAATAAACGCCGGCCGCGACGGACTTGGGTCAATCATTGTTACCTGTCCCGTCGCAGCtgcgaaaaaaattgtagaggGCGGAAGGCTGCTCGTGGGCTGGGTGTCCGCGCAGATTCAGCTTCTGGACGCCCGGCCCCTTATGTGCTTTAAGTGTCACGAACGTGGGCACACGGTGGGCCAATGCAGCGTAGAGGTTGATCGCAGCGCTTTGTGTTACCGTTGCGGTCAACCGGGCCACAAGGCCCGCGAGTGCTCCGCGGCACTGTGCTGCGCGGTTTGCACTGCCGCTGGCAGGCCGGCAGGCCACCGCGCGGGCAGCAGAGCCTGCGTCTCCCCACCCAAGGGGAAAAAGAAGGGAGGAACAGGCAGTTCGAGCCAGGTGGCCGGACAGTCTTCTTCCTCGCCCCAGGCGGTAGCGCCAGTGGCTGAGGAGGTTCCAATGGTCGAGGGTTAA